In Blautia sp. SC05B48, a single genomic region encodes these proteins:
- a CDS encoding ATP-binding protein, protein MLARIQECILYREFSNGEILNDMAELINLYESDEEALKAREDQFFKSVNGLVELAGMYGFSGNIWHTYLTFLLVNHENAFSMASEIRGAIKGSINDLAKNDFQIFKELYDFDITVFDKVFGTVCCRVICDYQTPDENSKLFNTRIRDRICQMSKTLAAATTTEEFMDDMVSFYKDFGVGKLGLHKAFRIGHDEEGKVEIQPITRIAHVKIDDLVGYEIAKKKLIDNTEAFVQGRKANNCLLFGDAGTGKSSSIKGILNQYYDQGLRIIEAYKHQFQDLNEVIAQIKNRNYRFIIYMDDLSFEEFEIEYKYLKAVIEGGLEKKPDNVLIYATSNRRNLVRERATDKLEIADDNDLHSSDTVQEKLSLVYRFGVRIYFGKPDKKQFQEIVRTLAARYGVTMPEEELLLKANQWEISHGGLTGRAAQQFIDYIVGTEEEKKK, encoded by the coding sequence ATGTTGGCAAGAATTCAGGAATGTATCCTTTACCGTGAATTTTCAAACGGCGAGATACTGAACGATATGGCAGAGCTTATCAATCTTTATGAATCTGATGAAGAAGCACTCAAGGCAAGAGAAGACCAGTTTTTCAAAAGTGTCAACGGGCTGGTGGAGCTGGCAGGAATGTACGGCTTTTCCGGAAATATCTGGCATACATATCTTACATTCCTTCTGGTAAATCATGAGAACGCTTTCAGTATGGCAAGCGAGATCCGGGGAGCGATCAAGGGCAGCATTAATGACCTGGCAAAAAATGATTTCCAGATTTTCAAGGAACTGTATGATTTTGACATCACGGTCTTTGACAAAGTGTTCGGAACTGTATGCTGCAGGGTGATCTGTGATTACCAGACACCGGATGAGAACAGCAAGCTCTTTAACACCAGGATCCGTGACCGGATCTGCCAGATGAGCAAAACCCTGGCAGCAGCCACCACAACCGAAGAATTTATGGATGACATGGTATCCTTCTATAAAGATTTCGGTGTTGGCAAGCTTGGCCTTCATAAGGCATTCCGTATCGGCCACGATGAAGAGGGAAAGGTGGAGATCCAGCCTATCACAAGAATCGCACATGTGAAGATCGATGACCTGGTAGGATATGAGATCGCCAAGAAAAAGCTCATTGATAATACAGAGGCATTTGTACAGGGGAGAAAGGCGAACAACTGTCTGCTCTTTGGCGATGCGGGAACCGGCAAATCTTCCAGTATCAAGGGAATCCTGAACCAGTATTATGATCAGGGACTTCGTATCATTGAGGCCTATAAGCATCAGTTCCAGGATCTTAATGAAGTCATCGCCCAGATCAAAAACCGTAACTATCGTTTTATCATTTATATGGATGATCTTTCCTTTGAGGAATTTGAAATTGAATATAAATACCTGAAAGCAGTGATCGAGGGCGGGCTTGAGAAAAAACCGGACAATGTCCTGATCTATGCCACAAGTAACCGGCGTAATCTTGTCCGTGAGCGTGCCACAGACAAGCTGGAGATCGCAGATGACAATGATCTGCATTCCTCCGATACCGTACAGGAGAAGCTTTCTCTGGTATATCGTTTTGGGGTTCGTATCTACTTTGGCAAACCGGACAAAAAACAGTTCCAGGAGATCGTCCGTACACTGGCAGCCCGTTATGGAGTTACCATGCCGGAGGAGGAACTGCTTCTGAAAGCCAACCAGTGGGAGATTTCTCACGGGGGACTGACCGGACGTGCAGCGCAGCAGTTTATTGATTACATTGTGGGAACAGAGGAAGAAAAAAAGAAATAG